From one Negativicoccus succinicivorans genomic stretch:
- the speE gene encoding polyamine aminopropyltransferase, whose amino-acid sequence MATTQTAWVTEEQSPFVKLSLAAREILHEEQSEFQHIVVADSMQFGRMLILDGIFQTSIADEWVYSEMITHVPLCLHPDPRRILIVGGGDGGTAREVLRHATVESVEMVEIDPAVIAVAKKYLPEIAVSLLQDDPRLTVTVGDGIAKVQAAENEYDVIIVDCSDPIGPGKGLFTAEFYAACARALKADGIMVQQTESPFFHQRLIGNVQQAVAKSFPVTRLYTAPVPLYPSGYHSFTLGAKTRDPLAAEWRTPNLQHCRYYNTEVGKAAFVLPEFVRRLTTGDVPPMTDSK is encoded by the coding sequence ATGGCGACAACGCAAACTGCGTGGGTCACAGAAGAGCAAAGTCCGTTCGTCAAACTATCCCTTGCGGCACGGGAAATTTTACATGAGGAGCAGTCTGAATTTCAGCATATTGTCGTGGCCGACAGTATGCAATTTGGCCGTATGCTGATTTTAGACGGAATTTTTCAAACCTCCATCGCCGATGAGTGGGTGTATAGTGAAATGATTACCCATGTTCCTTTGTGCCTGCATCCGGATCCGCGTCGCATCCTGATTGTGGGCGGCGGTGATGGTGGTACAGCGCGGGAAGTATTGCGTCATGCTACCGTCGAGTCGGTGGAAATGGTCGAGATTGACCCCGCTGTAATTGCCGTTGCTAAAAAATATTTGCCCGAGATTGCTGTCTCTTTATTGCAAGATGACCCGCGCTTAACCGTTACCGTTGGCGACGGTATTGCCAAAGTGCAAGCGGCCGAGAATGAATATGATGTGATTATTGTCGATTGCTCGGATCCCATTGGCCCCGGGAAAGGCCTTTTTACTGCCGAATTTTATGCCGCTTGTGCACGGGCTTTAAAGGCAGACGGCATCATGGTGCAGCAAACAGAATCGCCATTTTTTCATCAACGCTTAATTGGGAATGTTCAACAGGCGGTGGCGAAAAGCTTTCCGGTGACTCGTTTGTATACGGCGCCGGTTCCATTGTATCCCAGCGGCTACCATTCGTTTACGTTGGGAGCCAAAACGCGGGATCCTTTGGCGGCGGAATGGAGAACTCCTAATTTGCAGCATTGTCGTTACTACAATACAGAGGTCGGTAAAGCTGCATTTGTGCTGCCGGAATTTGTACGCCGCCTGACAACAGGGGACGTACCGCCGATGACCGATTCTAAATAA
- a CDS encoding DivIVA domain-containing protein, translating to MLTPMDIHNKTFSKGLRGYAQEEVEQFLEEVVNDYEKIYREHREMEEETDMLRTKLKNYETMETTMTSTLMMAQETAENVKVNARKEAELIIAKAETEKEQMLRDTADSLRSAQEQYNQIMADISVFRAKLRSLLESQLALVDTMVADPSQAMANYEAVSEVEENSEEELFTVTDAEETEPEAVQEAEEEALDSAEGEIDREA from the coding sequence ATGTTAACACCGATGGATATTCATAATAAAACTTTTTCCAAAGGCCTGCGCGGCTATGCTCAGGAAGAAGTCGAACAGTTTCTGGAAGAAGTCGTAAACGACTATGAGAAAATTTATCGTGAACATCGGGAGATGGAAGAAGAAACCGATATGTTGCGCACGAAATTGAAAAATTATGAAACGATGGAAACGACCATGACGTCTACGTTGATGATGGCGCAGGAAACAGCGGAGAATGTCAAAGTCAATGCACGTAAAGAGGCGGAATTGATCATTGCTAAAGCGGAGACCGAGAAAGAGCAAATGCTCCGTGATACGGCAGACTCATTACGCAGCGCACAGGAGCAATATAATCAAATCATGGCCGACATCAGCGTTTTTCGTGCAAAATTACGCTCGCTGCTCGAATCACAATTAGCGTTGGTGGACACCATGGTAGCGGATCCCTCCCAAGCCATGGCAAACTATGAAGCTGTGTCCGAGGTGGAAGAAAATAGCGAGGAAGAACTTTTCACCGTTACCGATGCAGAAGAAACGGAACCGGAAGCAGTACAAGAGGCGGAAGAGGAGGCGTTGGATTCCGCAGAAGGTGAAATCGATAGGGAGGCGTAA
- a CDS encoding RNA-binding protein — protein sequence MNEREKISRYFSGSGNGELANRLLDLADQVRTRRPLAVSDFVSPYAGQIATTIRAHFPGLEVEENGGYHGAERIKIAFFRPEFAGKIDWNLSAVEASWDPRFRLLGHRDVLGALMGLGLEREVFGDILMQPTCAQVVVDRAIVQYLLQNWQKIAMVNVTPREIPLTDLVPKIEKVKEVRTTVASLRLDAIGAAGYGMSRAKMVAAISAEKVQVNWQRAKGPAQIVAQGDVISVRGRGRLVVAEIAGISRKGRTGLRLERYQ from the coding sequence ATGAATGAACGCGAAAAGATCAGCCGCTATTTTAGCGGATCGGGTAATGGAGAATTAGCCAATCGACTTTTGGATTTGGCGGATCAGGTACGGACGCGCCGACCGCTTGCCGTCAGTGATTTTGTCAGTCCGTATGCCGGCCAGATCGCGACCACGATTCGCGCGCACTTTCCCGGCTTGGAAGTTGAGGAAAACGGTGGATATCATGGCGCGGAACGTATTAAAATCGCATTCTTCCGACCGGAATTCGCCGGTAAAATAGATTGGAATCTGAGTGCTGTGGAAGCAAGCTGGGATCCGCGTTTTCGGCTGCTTGGTCACCGTGATGTGCTGGGAGCACTAATGGGGCTGGGGTTGGAACGGGAAGTGTTCGGCGATATTTTAATGCAGCCGACGTGCGCGCAGGTGGTGGTTGATCGCGCGATTGTGCAGTATCTGCTGCAAAACTGGCAAAAGATTGCCATGGTCAATGTAACGCCGCGAGAGATTCCGCTGACCGACCTGGTTCCCAAAATAGAAAAAGTAAAAGAAGTCCGTACGACGGTTGCTTCGTTGCGTCTTGATGCGATCGGAGCTGCCGGTTATGGTATGTCACGCGCCAAAATGGTAGCGGCCATTAGTGCGGAAAAAGTACAAGTCAATTGGCAACGGGCCAAAGGGCCTGCACAAATTGTCGCACAGGGCGACGTTATTTCAGTACGAGGGCGTGGTCGTTTGGTCGTGGCAGAGATTGCCGGTATCAGTCGTAAGGGGCGGACCGGTTTGCGTTTGGAACGATATCAGTAA
- the proC gene encoding pyrroline-5-carboxylate reductase, protein MRGILAGKVVATNDVYVREHTPVKTQEVAERYGVNKADWSTLAACDVVIIAVKPYKVKEVLSELAAAKSQGVIVSIAAGTTLAKLHEWGTTNLSVIRVMPNTPVDVAAGMISIAPADDVAKDDVALVESIFAALGETVVVSEAELTAMMALAGAGPAYVYVIMDALADAGVRIGLPRKLAIKAAAQTLFGAAKMQLTSNTHPAILRDQVTSPGGTTIAGIQAMERNGLRAALIEGVVACYERDRELAQTHE, encoded by the coding sequence TTGCGCGGCATTTTAGCCGGCAAAGTTGTCGCGACTAATGATGTTTACGTGCGGGAGCATACTCCTGTCAAAACGCAGGAAGTGGCGGAACGCTACGGTGTTAACAAAGCGGATTGGTCGACACTTGCGGCCTGCGATGTAGTTATCATCGCGGTCAAGCCGTACAAGGTGAAAGAAGTATTGTCGGAACTTGCGGCGGCGAAATCGCAGGGTGTCATCGTGTCGATTGCCGCGGGAACGACGCTTGCGAAACTTCACGAATGGGGTACAACGAATCTGTCCGTCATACGTGTGATGCCGAATACACCGGTCGATGTGGCCGCGGGAATGATTTCCATCGCACCGGCGGACGATGTAGCAAAAGACGATGTCGCACTGGTAGAATCCATTTTTGCCGCGTTGGGCGAAACGGTTGTCGTTAGCGAAGCGGAATTAACCGCGATGATGGCGCTGGCAGGTGCGGGTCCCGCGTATGTCTACGTCATTATGGATGCGCTGGCGGATGCAGGCGTACGAATCGGCTTGCCGCGCAAGCTGGCCATCAAAGCCGCGGCCCAGACGTTGTTCGGTGCTGCCAAAATGCAATTGACGAGCAATACCCATCCAGCGATCTTGCGGGACCAGGTAACCTCTCCCGGCGGCACGACGATTGCGGGTATTCAGGCGATGGAACGAAACGGTTTGCGTGCGGCTTTGATCGAGGGCGTTGTAGCCTGCTATGAGCGTGATCGGGAGTTGGCGCAGACGCATGAATGA
- a CDS encoding cell division protein SepF, with protein MGWRDSWNRMVDSVSGNHDEYDDEYMDDDEEYEDDRVNYRTPAAATPVQQSKAYRMIVVEPYTFGDSEKIADHLKSYRPVVINLEKTEDEIGRRLIDFVSGVTYALEGHIEQVSNAIFLAVPNNMTVDTENYTYTTTPNLSADVAPTWGSRQQ; from the coding sequence ATGGGCTGGAGAGATAGTTGGAATCGTATGGTGGATAGTGTTTCGGGTAATCATGACGAGTATGATGATGAATACATGGATGATGATGAAGAATACGAAGACGACCGTGTGAACTATCGCACACCGGCAGCAGCAACACCGGTGCAGCAGTCGAAAGCGTATCGGATGATTGTCGTAGAACCGTATACTTTCGGTGACTCTGAAAAAATTGCCGATCATTTGAAATCGTATCGTCCGGTAGTCATCAACTTGGAAAAAACGGAAGATGAAATCGGCCGTCGTTTGATTGACTTCGTCAGCGGTGTTACTTATGCACTTGAAGGTCATATCGAACAAGTCAGCAATGCCATTTTCCTCGCCGTGCCGAACAACATGACAGTCGATACGGAAAACTATACCTATACGACAACTCCGAACTTAAGCGCTGACGTAGCACCCACCTGGGGCAGTCGTCAGCAATGA
- a CDS encoding YggS family pyridoxal phosphate-dependent enzyme, which yields MTDIAANLEAVRERIRNARIRSGRVDHVQLVAVTKFHPVTAVQEAVRLGVTVVGENRVQEAVQKQAEYTGAPISWHLIGHLQRNKAAQAVQYFDLIESVDSARILEAIQKQAEKIDKVQDILLQFNIAEEPQKYGLKLSEYEDILAAVEGASHIRLRGLMCMAPLVENPEEVRPVFRVAYNVFDDLRQRYGEEDIRYLSMGMSNDMEVAIEEGANLVRVGTAIFGSREQ from the coding sequence ATGACGGATATCGCCGCGAATTTGGAGGCGGTGCGTGAAAGGATTCGTAACGCACGGATTCGCTCGGGACGTGTCGATCATGTGCAATTGGTCGCCGTGACCAAGTTTCATCCGGTTACCGCGGTGCAAGAGGCCGTTCGCTTGGGAGTGACCGTTGTCGGCGAAAATCGTGTGCAGGAAGCGGTACAAAAGCAGGCGGAATATACCGGTGCACCGATTTCCTGGCATTTAATCGGGCATCTGCAACGAAACAAAGCCGCACAAGCCGTGCAATATTTTGATTTAATTGAATCCGTCGACTCGGCGCGTATCTTAGAGGCGATTCAAAAGCAGGCCGAGAAAATAGATAAAGTGCAGGACATTTTGCTGCAGTTCAATATTGCGGAAGAACCGCAAAAATACGGACTCAAATTGTCGGAATATGAAGATATATTGGCCGCGGTAGAGGGGGCGTCTCATATCCGTTTGCGCGGGCTGATGTGCATGGCACCGCTCGTGGAAAATCCGGAAGAAGTGCGCCCGGTCTTTCGCGTCGCGTATAATGTGTTTGATGATTTGCGTCAGCGTTATGGTGAAGAGGATATACGCTACCTTTCCATGGGCATGAGTAATGACATGGAAGTGGCGATTGAAGAGGGAGCGAACCTGGTTCGCGTCGGCACCGCGATTTTCGGTAGCCGTGAACAATAA
- a CDS encoding ABC transporter substrate-binding protein, producing MQWSSKRWAVILGVVGIVAVGTQFFGKTTDVQGTDNPVVGIVQIAQHPSLDEANRGFVAALQEAYPAKAITIMQENAQGEQSNLKAIAQRFVSQNVHLIGAISTPAAQTMANETATIPIVGTAVSDYESAKLVKTNATPGTNVTGTSDRTPEAEQVQLLQRLLPTAKRVGIIYNSGEINSELQAKSFVTAAQAKGLSVTEATVSNVNDLAQVAQALCGRVDVIYVPTDNVIASALPTLINVTNAARIPVIGAAASYVQEGALAALSVDYYQIGYRAGKMAVKILKGTAQPQTLAIELPAAQAPLISRSAANTLGITIDAELAKTAQLCD from the coding sequence ATGCAATGGAGCAGTAAACGTTGGGCAGTTATTTTGGGAGTGGTAGGCATAGTCGCGGTGGGCACTCAATTTTTCGGCAAAACGACGGATGTGCAAGGCACAGACAATCCGGTCGTAGGCATTGTTCAAATAGCGCAACATCCGTCGCTGGATGAGGCGAATCGCGGTTTCGTTGCAGCGCTCCAAGAAGCGTACCCCGCTAAAGCGATTACCATTATGCAGGAAAATGCGCAAGGCGAACAATCCAATCTGAAAGCGATCGCGCAGCGTTTTGTCAGCCAAAATGTGCATCTGATCGGAGCGATTTCGACACCGGCGGCGCAGACAATGGCGAACGAAACGGCGACGATTCCGATCGTCGGGACAGCCGTTTCCGATTATGAATCGGCGAAACTCGTGAAAACAAATGCAACGCCGGGTACGAATGTCACCGGGACAAGTGATCGGACACCGGAAGCGGAGCAGGTACAATTGTTGCAACGATTATTGCCGACTGCCAAACGGGTTGGGATCATTTATAATTCCGGCGAAATCAACAGTGAGTTACAGGCGAAAAGTTTTGTGACCGCAGCGCAAGCCAAAGGGCTCAGTGTGACGGAGGCAACGGTTAGCAATGTCAACGATTTGGCACAAGTCGCACAGGCATTGTGCGGTCGTGTCGATGTGATTTACGTACCGACGGACAACGTCATTGCATCTGCCTTACCGACGTTGATTAACGTGACGAACGCCGCCCGCATTCCGGTCATCGGTGCGGCCGCAAGTTATGTGCAGGAAGGCGCACTGGCAGCCCTTTCCGTGGATTATTATCAGATCGGTTATCGTGCCGGTAAAATGGCGGTTAAAATTCTGAAAGGAACTGCGCAACCGCAAACGCTTGCCATTGAGTTGCCGGCAGCGCAAGCCCCGTTGATCAGTCGTTCGGCTGCCAACACGTTGGGAATTACTATTGATGCGGAGCTGGCGAAGACGGCGCAGCTTTGCGACTAA
- the msrB gene encoding peptide-methionine (R)-S-oxide reductase MsrB codes for MKEKPSQLAHLTDMQYRVTQENATEPPFQNEFWDQEAPGLYIDVVTGEPLFSSEDKFDAGCGWPSFDRTLGDAPVSEHRDTSIPFMPRTEVRSNGGHLGHVFPDGPTETGLRYCINSAALRFIPYEQLDEAGYGKYKEIFTKSFDK; via the coding sequence ATGAAAGAAAAGCCGAGCCAACTGGCGCATCTGACCGATATGCAGTATCGTGTTACGCAAGAAAATGCGACCGAACCGCCGTTTCAAAATGAATTTTGGGATCAGGAAGCACCGGGACTGTACATAGACGTGGTCACCGGAGAGCCGCTTTTTTCGAGTGAAGATAAATTTGATGCCGGCTGCGGCTGGCCGAGCTTTGATCGGACGCTTGGCGATGCGCCGGTCAGCGAACATCGCGATACGAGCATCCCGTTCATGCCCCGTACGGAAGTGCGCAGCAACGGTGGGCATTTAGGACATGTATTTCCTGATGGGCCGACAGAGACCGGTTTGCGGTATTGTATTAACTCCGCCGCATTACGATTTATTCCGTATGAGCAGCTGGATGAAGCGGGTTACGGCAAATATAAAGAAATATTTACCAAATCATTTGACAAATAA
- a CDS encoding cupin domain-containing protein, producing MIRKHKDYRWDDVSQLVYKEDNSPFRSVTRQVLFDGAEDIPCQWRYFEVAPGGYSTLEHHQHTHWVMIFRGKGTALLGDEVQAVSFGDLITIPAWQWHQFRANRGEALGFLCLVNQERDKVTLPTDAELTAMKENPAIRDFLEEL from the coding sequence ATGATTCGTAAACATAAAGATTACCGTTGGGATGATGTTTCCCAATTGGTATATAAAGAAGACAACAGTCCGTTTCGCTCCGTTACCCGACAGGTATTATTTGACGGTGCCGAAGATATTCCCTGCCAGTGGCGCTACTTTGAGGTGGCACCGGGCGGATATTCCACACTCGAGCACCATCAACACACGCATTGGGTAATGATTTTTAGGGGCAAAGGCACGGCGCTGTTGGGGGATGAAGTGCAGGCGGTGTCATTCGGTGATCTGATTACCATTCCTGCTTGGCAATGGCATCAATTTCGCGCGAACCGCGGCGAAGCGCTCGGCTTTTTATGCCTGGTTAATCAGGAGCGAGATAAAGTCACTTTACCGACTGACGCAGAGCTTACCGCGATGAAGGAAAATCCTGCGATTCGTGATTTTTTGGAGGAGCTATGA
- a CDS encoding sulfite exporter TauE/SafE family protein encodes MIGLEFLLYLLLGALVAAFGTLIGAGGGIIFVPLFLFMFPWSPAMITGTSLAIVFCNAASGTVAYMRQKRIHYEAAVLFAVCTLPGAILGAILTDYFSGALFKLTFGSFLTLLSLFILWQNRRKKATRVEHTDTHFAYSKPLGCAISFVVGFISSIFGIGGGVIHVPAMIYLLGFPTHIATATSHFVLAVSALFGVATHAVAGHIHWPLAIVFGLGSIVGAQIGARLAKRVQGPIIINLLALALLLLGLRLVLLV; translated from the coding sequence ATGATCGGATTGGAATTTTTATTGTACCTCTTGCTGGGGGCACTCGTAGCGGCATTTGGAACATTGATCGGTGCCGGCGGCGGCATTATATTTGTCCCGCTTTTTTTATTTATGTTCCCCTGGTCACCGGCAATGATCACCGGTACCTCGCTGGCGATCGTTTTTTGTAATGCGGCCTCAGGTACTGTCGCGTACATGCGGCAAAAGCGTATTCATTACGAGGCCGCTGTGCTGTTTGCCGTTTGCACCTTGCCCGGTGCGATTTTGGGTGCGATCCTCACCGATTACTTTTCGGGCGCATTATTCAAGCTCACCTTCGGCAGTTTTTTAACGCTGCTTTCGCTTTTTATTCTTTGGCAAAATCGTCGTAAAAAAGCGACTCGCGTTGAGCACACCGACACCCACTTTGCGTATTCGAAGCCGCTTGGCTGTGCCATCAGTTTCGTCGTCGGCTTCATCTCCAGTATTTTCGGGATCGGCGGCGGTGTCATTCATGTGCCGGCTATGATTTATCTGCTGGGGTTTCCGACTCATATTGCAACCGCTACCAGTCATTTTGTCCTGGCGGTTTCCGCTTTATTCGGTGTCGCAACGCACGCCGTGGCCGGACATATTCATTGGCCCCTGGCGATTGTCTTCGGCCTGGGTTCAATCGTCGGTGCGCAGATAGGTGCGCGCCTCGCCAAGCGTGTTCAAGGGCCCATCATTATTAACTTGCTGGCTCTGGCTTTACTCTTGCTGGGCTTGCGGTTAGTATTGTTAGTATGA
- a CDS encoding aminopeptidase — protein METYSRKTPVWNRFNKTQQKECHKYAEEYKKFLDAARTERLANKEIIRQAKAAGYRPLSSFSELHAGDKVYLDHKGKAVIMAVIGRDDMRQGLKLIGSHIDSPRLDLKANPLDEKDGLVFLRTHYYGGIKKYQWVCMPLALVGVIAKTDGSLINVEMGLDAADPVLYITDILPHLGQTQAQKKLNEAITGEMLLPVIGGHGEGKKSAKEMVLKIFGDKYGITEEDFASAELEVIPAQGARDVGIDRAFVMAHGQDDRVCSYGNLAAILAAKPSTKTQVALFTDKEEIGSYGNTGVNSSYVTDFIMDLLELQGDGSHRALRDTLRHTEILSADVTASFDPTFADTMEKNNSSLTGFGIVLTKYTGARGKSGSNDANAEFLGKVRSIFNENNVPWQIGELGKVDQGGGGTIALYLAAWGCEVVDCGVTMLSMHAPLELVEKTDAYCAYLAYKAFFESN, from the coding sequence ATGGAAACTTATTCACGTAAAACTCCGGTTTGGAATCGATTCAACAAAACGCAACAAAAAGAATGCCATAAATATGCGGAGGAGTACAAGAAATTTTTGGATGCGGCGCGCACGGAACGCCTGGCCAATAAAGAAATTATTCGTCAGGCAAAAGCGGCGGGGTACCGACCGCTGTCTTCTTTCAGCGAATTGCACGCGGGCGACAAAGTGTACTTGGATCACAAGGGCAAAGCTGTCATCATGGCGGTTATCGGCCGCGACGACATGCGTCAAGGTCTGAAATTGATCGGCTCTCATATCGACTCACCTCGTCTCGATTTAAAGGCGAACCCGCTCGATGAAAAAGACGGCTTGGTATTTCTCCGCACGCATTACTACGGCGGTATCAAAAAATACCAATGGGTCTGCATGCCGCTTGCTCTCGTCGGTGTGATCGCCAAAACCGACGGCAGTCTGATCAACGTGGAAATGGGTCTGGATGCGGCGGATCCGGTATTGTACATCACCGATATTTTGCCGCACCTGGGACAGACACAGGCGCAGAAAAAGCTCAACGAAGCCATCACCGGCGAGATGCTGTTACCGGTAATCGGCGGTCACGGTGAAGGCAAGAAATCCGCCAAGGAAATGGTGCTGAAAATTTTCGGCGACAAATACGGCATTACGGAAGAAGATTTCGCCAGTGCAGAGCTGGAGGTTATTCCGGCACAGGGTGCGCGCGACGTCGGCATCGATCGCGCGTTTGTCATGGCGCACGGTCAGGACGATCGCGTCTGCTCCTACGGCAATCTCGCCGCCATTCTCGCCGCGAAGCCGAGCACCAAAACGCAAGTCGCGTTATTTACCGATAAGGAAGAAATCGGATCGTATGGCAACACGGGGGTCAACTCTTCCTACGTCACCGACTTCATTATGGATTTGCTGGAATTGCAAGGTGACGGCAGCCATCGTGCCTTACGCGATACATTACGGCATACGGAAATTCTTTCCGCCGATGTCACCGCATCTTTTGATCCTACCTTTGCTGATACCATGGAGAAAAACAATTCCTCATTAACCGGCTTCGGAATCGTTTTAACTAAATATACCGGCGCGCGCGGTAAATCCGGCAGCAATGATGCCAATGCGGAATTTCTCGGCAAAGTTCGCAGCATTTTCAATGAAAATAATGTGCCTTGGCAGATTGGTGAACTCGGTAAAGTCGATCAGGGCGGCGGTGGCACCATCGCTTTGTACCTGGCAGCCTGGGGTTGCGAAGTGGTCGATTGCGGCGTGACGATGCTCAGCATGCATGCGCCGCTGGAACTCGTGGAAAAAACGGATGCCTATTGCGCTTACCTTGCGTATAAAGCATTTTTCGAGAGCAACTGA
- the cysK gene encoding cysteine synthase A, whose amino-acid sequence MKIATSILDLVGKTPLVELKKWSAKRNLAAQIVVKLERQNPAGSVKDRVALAMIDEAEKDGSLVPGMTIVEPTSGNTGVGLAFAGAVKGYRVILVMPETMSVERRQLAQAYGAEIVLTPGAQGMQGTVDKANELKKELGNVFIPQQFENAANPAMHEATTAREIWEDTDGHVGAFVAGVGTGGTVTGVGRFLKEKDADVKIFAVEPSTSPLLTEGKAGSHKIQGIGANFIPKVLDQAVYDEVLTVTNEDAIAATQALAREEGILVGVSSGAALAAATALAQRPEFAGKRIVALLPDTGERYLSLGIFDTVDK is encoded by the coding sequence ATGAAAATTGCTACATCGATTTTAGATCTTGTGGGCAAAACTCCTTTGGTAGAATTGAAAAAATGGTCGGCTAAACGTAATCTTGCGGCGCAGATTGTCGTAAAATTGGAACGACAAAATCCGGCCGGATCGGTAAAAGACCGCGTGGCGCTGGCGATGATTGACGAAGCGGAAAAAGACGGTTCGCTTGTTCCGGGGATGACCATTGTGGAACCCACGAGCGGTAATACGGGCGTCGGCTTAGCGTTTGCCGGCGCCGTCAAAGGCTACCGTGTGATTTTGGTTATGCCGGAAACGATGAGCGTCGAACGTCGCCAACTGGCTCAGGCGTACGGCGCTGAGATTGTATTGACACCGGGCGCGCAGGGAATGCAGGGAACGGTGGATAAAGCCAACGAGCTGAAAAAAGAATTGGGGAACGTATTCATCCCACAACAATTTGAAAATGCGGCGAATCCGGCGATGCATGAGGCGACTACCGCACGAGAAATCTGGGAAGATACCGACGGTCATGTCGGTGCTTTTGTTGCCGGCGTCGGTACGGGCGGCACGGTGACAGGTGTCGGACGCTTCTTGAAAGAAAAGGATGCCGATGTGAAAATTTTTGCGGTGGAACCATCGACTTCTCCGTTGCTCACGGAAGGCAAAGCCGGCAGTCACAAAATTCAGGGCATAGGCGCCAACTTTATCCCGAAAGTTTTGGACCAAGCCGTGTATGATGAAGTGCTCACAGTAACGAATGAAGACGCGATTGCGGCCACGCAGGCACTGGCACGTGAAGAAGGAATTCTGGTCGGGGTATCTTCCGGTGCCGCGTTGGCAGCAGCAACGGCCTTGGCGCAGCGTCCGGAATTTGCCGGCAAGCGTATTGTTGCTTTATTGCCGGATACGGGTGAACGGTATCTTTCGCTCGGCATTTTCGACACAGTCGACAAATAA
- a CDS encoding peptidylprolyl isomerase: MKAIITLENKAEITIELFPKEAPGTVKNFAKLAGEGFYDGLIFHRVIPGFVAQTGCPNGNGTGGPGYTIPCETENNPHKHTRGAVSMAHRGKDTGGSQFFICFEPQPHLNGVHTVFGQVTDGMDTVDSILQGDRMESIRIVEE, from the coding sequence ATGAAAGCTATTATTACTCTTGAAAATAAAGCGGAAATTACGATTGAGTTATTCCCGAAAGAAGCGCCGGGCACGGTGAAAAATTTTGCGAAACTGGCCGGCGAGGGATTTTATGACGGTTTGATTTTTCATCGTGTGATTCCGGGTTTCGTCGCCCAGACGGGGTGTCCGAACGGTAACGGTACCGGCGGTCCGGGCTACACCATTCCTTGTGAAACCGAAAATAACCCCCATAAGCATACGCGCGGGGCCGTATCGATGGCGCATCGCGGCAAAGATACGGGTGGCAGCCAATTCTTCATTTGCTTTGAACCGCAGCCGCACTTGAACGGCGTGCACACCGTGTTTGGTCAGGTAACGGACGGTATGGATACTGTAGATTCGATTTTACAGGGCGACCGGATGGAATCAATCCGGATCGTGGAAGAGTAA
- a CDS encoding tRNA threonylcarbamoyladenosine dehydratase, with the protein MEEFTQRTSYLLGTDGVDRLARAAVAVFGIGGVGSYAVEALARAGIGRLVLIDPDRVTASNRNRQLPALVSTLGASKAQVMAARVKDINPACQVEVREEFYLPREESYLATLHVDYVIDAIDTVTAKVGLAREAQALHIPIVAAMGLGNKLHPEQIEVADIYATSVCRLARVMRRELKQAGVAKLTCVYSKEKPIAPQYPEGAEQVPGSVSFVPPVGGMILAGLVIRAIAQKEEELL; encoded by the coding sequence ATGGAAGAATTTACACAACGCACTTCATACTTACTGGGGACTGACGGCGTCGATCGGTTGGCCCGCGCCGCGGTGGCTGTGTTCGGCATCGGGGGTGTCGGTTCCTATGCGGTGGAAGCACTGGCGCGGGCCGGCATCGGTCGCTTGGTGTTGATTGATCCCGACCGCGTCACGGCCAGCAATCGCAACCGACAATTACCGGCTTTAGTGTCGACACTGGGGGCATCAAAAGCGCAGGTGATGGCGGCACGTGTCAAAGATATCAATCCGGCGTGTCAAGTAGAAGTTCGTGAAGAGTTTTACTTGCCCCGGGAGGAATCGTATCTGGCAACATTGCATGTTGATTATGTAATCGATGCGATCGATACAGTGACGGCGAAAGTGGGCCTTGCCCGCGAAGCGCAAGCATTACATATACCTATCGTTGCGGCGATGGGCTTAGGTAATAAATTACATCCCGAGCAAATTGAAGTGGCGGATATTTATGCCACCTCCGTGTGCCGCCTGGCACGCGTAATGCGTCGGGAATTAAAACAGGCAGGCGTAGCAAAATTGACCTGCGTATATTCTAAAGAGAAACCGATTGCGCCGCAGTATCCCGAAGGAGCGGAACAGGTTCCGGGCTCCGTTTCCTTTGTGCCGCCGGTGGGCGGAATGATACTGGCGGGGCTCGTGATTCGTGCCATTGCACAGAAAGAAGAGGAGTTGCTATGA